In Notolabrus celidotus isolate fNotCel1 chromosome 8, fNotCel1.pri, whole genome shotgun sequence, a genomic segment contains:
- the ccng1 gene encoding cyclin-G1 — protein MTARLRELEVKDLLSLTRFFGFSSETFSLAISLLDRFLSVMKIQPKHLSCVGLCCFYIAVKSTEEEKNVPLANDLIRISQNRFTVSDMMRMEKIIMEKLYWKVKAPTALRFLRLFHNHIQEQLDFESKKILSLERLEAQLKACHCSFVFSKLKPSLLAMALMCFEAEDQHDPEHTNKVDEALRSLQLLLNIRDGDLVCVRELVGKCLAEYATTKCSRPNTQRLRWTISGRTARQLKHSYYKITHLPTIPESAC, from the exons ATGACCGCCAGACTGAGGGAGCTGGAGGTGAAGGACCTGCTCTCTCTGACCAGGTTCTTTGGCTTCAGCTCAGAGACCTTCTCACTAGCTATCAGCTTGCTAGATAGATTCCTCTCTGTAATGAAG ATCCAACCAAAGCACCTGTCCTGTGTGGGCCTGTGCTGCTTCTACATTGCAGTGAAGTCtacagaagaggagaagaacgTTCCTCTGGCCAATGACTTGATCCGCATCAGTCAGAACCGCTTCACCGTGTCAGACATGATGAGGATGGAGAAGATCATCATGGAGAAGCTTTACTGGAAGGTAAAGGCCCCCACAGCTCTCCGCTTTCTCCGCCTCTTTCACAaccacatccaggagcagcttgACTTTGAGAG CAAGAAGATACTGAGCCTTGAGAGACTTGAAGCTCAGCTGAAAGCTTGTCACTGCTCATTTGTCTTCTCCAAGTTAAAG ccatCGTTGCTTGCCATGGCTCTGATGTGTTTTGAGGCTGAGGATCAACATGACCCTGAGCACACGAACAAAGTAGATGAAGCCCTTAGAAGTCTGCAGCTGCTTTTGAAT ATCAGAGATGGGGACCTGGTTTGTGTGCGAGAGCTGGTTGGAAAGTGTCTGGCTGAGTACGCAACCACCAAGTGCTCCAGGCCTAACACCCAGAGGCTCCGCTGGACTATTTCTGGAAGAACAGCACGTCAGCTAAAGCACAGCTACTACAAGATTACTCATCTTCCCACCATACCTGAGTCAGCTTGTTAA